A region of the Pseudarthrobacter sp. MM222 genome:
GATCTCGGCGTCGACCAGCACGGAGCGGTCCCCGGCAGTGGGACTGCTCCCGAACGTGGAGTCCGGGGCGTTCTGCGGTGATGTCACGGTCCCTATTCTGGCAGGCCGCACCGCGCCCACCCTGTCAAGAGCAGCGGTCAGGCCGGCCCGCGGAAACCCGCTGAACTCCACTATTCTGGAAGGGATGAGTGAAACCCCAGAATCCCCCCAGATGCCGCAGCCGTCCCGCCCGGTGACCCCCGGCAGCCAGGCCTCCTTCGGCACCTACGGCGGCCGGCCGGTCAGCTTCGTCCGCCGCGGCACACGCCTGCAGGGCCGGCGGCAGGCCGCCTGGGAAGAGCATTCCGACCGCTGGGCGGTCGAGGTTCCGCGGCATATAGCCAACACCTCTGTCCACCCGGACTACGAGTTCGACGTAGAGGCCGAATTCGGACGCGCGGCCCCGTTGATTGTGGAAATCGGTTCAGGGCTGGGCGACGCCGTCTGCCACGCCGCCGAGGAGAACCCGGACAAGGACTTCCTCGCAGTCGAGGTGTATACGCCAGGCCTGGCCAACACGCTGATCAAGATCAACAGCCGCGGGCTCAGCAACGTCCGCGTCGTGGAGGCGAACGCCCCGGAAGTGCTGGCCACGATGCTCCCGGCAGGCTCGGTCACGGAGCTGTGGGTCTTTTTCCCGGACCCGTGGCACAAGTCCCGGCACCACAAGCGCAGGCTCATCCAGCCGGCGTTCGCCGAGCTCGCCGCGCGCGCCTTGAAGCCCGGCGGCATCTGGCGGATCGCGACGGACTGGTCCAACTATGCAGTCCACGTGCGTGAGGTACTGGCCGGCTCCGCGGACTTCGAGAACCTGCACGAGGGCGAGCGCAGCGGCGGCGAAAGCCCCCTCACCCAGGTCTGGGAATCC
Encoded here:
- the trmB gene encoding tRNA (guanosine(46)-N7)-methyltransferase TrmB, with the translated sequence MSETPESPQMPQPSRPVTPGSQASFGTYGGRPVSFVRRGTRLQGRRQAAWEEHSDRWAVEVPRHIANTSVHPDYEFDVEAEFGRAAPLIVEIGSGLGDAVCHAAEENPDKDFLAVEVYTPGLANTLIKINSRGLSNVRVVEANAPEVLATMLPAGSVTELWVFFPDPWHKSRHHKRRLIQPAFAELAARALKPGGIWRIATDWSNYAVHVREVLAGSADFENLHEGERSGGESPLTQVWESGVESLVGGAPVKEGRAPVSTEHTGPNEGTDEAGGWAPRFEGRVLTSFENKAHEAGRLIFDLSYRRR